One genomic window of Branchiostoma lanceolatum isolate klBraLanc5 chromosome 5, klBraLanc5.hap2, whole genome shotgun sequence includes the following:
- the LOC136435335 gene encoding S-adenosylhomocysteine hydrolase-like protein 1 isoform X5, whose amino-acid sequence MAAAEAEDGQLSPRASLNHGKPLHPGTANRQISFMDERRGKTPPKRSSRSRRSVSQSSTDSYSSASYSGSSSDEDDVSPREKHQDAASAQVHSVHTNGASGNKGRAKRQTNAKGFSDFCCKNIRQAAFGRREIEIAEQEMPGLMALRKRASGDTPLKGAKIAGCTHLTAQAAVLIETLVACGASVRWCACNIYSTQNEVAAALAEAGYPIFAWRGETEDDFWWCIEKSISSEGWQPNMILDDGGDLTHVMYKKHPHMFGMIKGIVEESVTGVHRLYQLSKSAKLTVPAMNVNDSVTKQKFDNLYSCRESVLDALKRTTDIMFGGKHVVVCGYGEVGKGCCSALRGLGAIVCVTEIDPICALQASMEGFKVVTLSEVIRQVDVVITASGNKNVVTRDHLDRMKTGCVVCNMGHSNTEIDVDSLRTPELTWEKVRSQVDHVLWPDGKRIILLAEGRLVNLSCSSVPSFVVSITAATQALALIELFNAPAGRYKQDVYLLPKKMDEYVASLHLPAFDAHLTELSDEQARYLGIGKAGPFKPNYYRY is encoded by the exons CAAATCAGCTTCATGGACGAGCGCCGCGGAAAGACACCGCCCAAACGGTCGTCACGATCACGCAGATCCGTGTCACAGTCCTCAACAGATAGCTACAGTTCAG CGTCATATTCCGGGAGCTCGTCTGATGAGGATGACGTCTCTCCCAGGGAAAAGCACCAG GATGCCGCATCGGCACAGGTACACAGTGTACACACCAATGGTGCTTCAGGAAATAAAGGAAGGGCTAAGAGACAG ACCAACGCCAAAGGGTTCTCTGACTTTTGTTGCAAGAACATCAGGCAGGCTGCCTTTGGGCGCAGGGAGATCGAGATTGCTGAACAAG AGATGCCGGGTCTGATGGCTCTTCGGAAGAGAGCTTCGGGGGACACTCCTCTCAAGGGAGCCAAGATCGCCGGCTGCACACATCTCACTGCACAAGCTGCT GTACTAATAGAGACCCTGGTGGCGTGTGGTGCCAGTGTGCGATGGTGTGCCTGTAACATCTACTCCACACAGAATGAGGTTGCCGCTGCTCTGGCTGAAGCAG GTTATCCCATCTTTGCCTGGAGGGGTGAGACTGAGGATGACTTCTGGTGGTGCATAGAGAAGAGCATCAGCTCTGAGGGCTGGCAGCCAAACATG ATCCTTGATGACGGTGGTGACCTGACCCATGTCATGTACAAGAAACACCCTCACATGTTCGGCATGATCAAGGGCATCGTGGAGGAGAGTGTCACCGGTGTGCACAG ATTATACCAGCTCTCCAAGTCAGCCAAACTGACAGTCCCAGCCATGAACGTGAATGACTCCGTCACAAAG CAAAAGTTTGATAACTTATACAGCTGTCGCGAGTCAGTATTGGATGC GTTGAAACGCACCACTGACATCATGTTTGGTGGCAAACATGTGGTGGTCTGTGGCTATGGAGAG GTTGGGAAAGGCTGCTGCTCTGCGCTGCGTGGCCTGGGTGCTATTGTCTGTGTGACAGAGATCGACCCCATCTGTGCCCTGCAGGCCAG CATGGAAGGCTTCAAGGTGGTGACGCTGAGTGAGGTGATCCGTCAGGTCGACGTCGTCATCACAGCATCAG GTAATAAGAATGTGGTGACCCGGGATCACTTGGACCGCATGAAGACTGGGTGTGTGGTGTGTAACATGGGGCACTCCAACACTGAGATTGATGTG GACAGCCTGCGCACCCCCGAGCTGACCTGGGAGAAGGTACGGTCCCAAGTGGACCATGTCCTCTGGCCTGATGGCAAAAGGATCATCTTGCTGGCTGAG GGTCGTCTGGTGAACCTTAGCTGCTCCAGTGTCCCTTCCTTCGTGGTGTCCATCACCGCTGCCACCCAGGCCCTGGCGTTGATAGAACTCTTCAACGCTCCCGCCGGGCGCTACAAACAAGATGTCTACCTCCTGCCCAAGAAGATGG ATGAGTATGTGGCGAGCCTCCATCTGCCAGCCTTCGACGCCCACCTGACGGAGCTGAGTGATGAGCAGGCTAGGTACCTGGGCATCGGGAAGGCCGGCCCCTTCAAACCAAACTACTACAG GTATTGA
- the LOC136435335 gene encoding S-adenosylhomocysteine hydrolase-like protein 1 isoform X4, giving the protein MELPKNNVPVNVNVHRRESVRLSYIEATHGPEEAAEIWQQQPTRKQISFMDERRGKTPPKRSSRSRRSVSQSSTDSYSSASYSGSSSDEDDVSPREKHQDAASAQVHSVHTNGASGNKGRAKRQTNAKGFSDFCCKNIRQAAFGRREIEIAEQEMPGLMALRKRASGDTPLKGAKIAGCTHLTAQAAVLIETLVACGASVRWCACNIYSTQNEVAAALAEAGYPIFAWRGETEDDFWWCIEKSISSEGWQPNMILDDGGDLTHVMYKKHPHMFGMIKGIVEESVTGVHRLYQLSKSAKLTVPAMNVNDSVTKQKFDNLYSCRESVLDALKRTTDIMFGGKHVVVCGYGEVGKGCCSALRGLGAIVCVTEIDPICALQASMEGFKVVTLSEVIRQVDVVITASGNKNVVTRDHLDRMKTGCVVCNMGHSNTEIDVDSLRTPELTWEKVRSQVDHVLWPDGKRIILLAEGRLVNLSCSSVPSFVVSITAATQALALIELFNAPAGRYKQDVYLLPKKMDEYVASLHLPAFDAHLTELSDEQARYLGIGKAGPFKPNYYRY; this is encoded by the exons ATGGAGCTACCAAAGAATAATGTACCAGTTAATGTGAACGTTCACCGGAGAGAATCTGTCCGTTTGTCGTACATAGAGGCGACACACGGGCCAGAAGAAGCAGCAGAGATCTGGCAACAACAACCTACGAGGAAG CAAATCAGCTTCATGGACGAGCGCCGCGGAAAGACACCGCCCAAACGGTCGTCACGATCACGCAGATCCGTGTCACAGTCCTCAACAGATAGCTACAGTTCAG CGTCATATTCCGGGAGCTCGTCTGATGAGGATGACGTCTCTCCCAGGGAAAAGCACCAG GATGCCGCATCGGCACAGGTACACAGTGTACACACCAATGGTGCTTCAGGAAATAAAGGAAGGGCTAAGAGACAG ACCAACGCCAAAGGGTTCTCTGACTTTTGTTGCAAGAACATCAGGCAGGCTGCCTTTGGGCGCAGGGAGATCGAGATTGCTGAACAAG AGATGCCGGGTCTGATGGCTCTTCGGAAGAGAGCTTCGGGGGACACTCCTCTCAAGGGAGCCAAGATCGCCGGCTGCACACATCTCACTGCACAAGCTGCT GTACTAATAGAGACCCTGGTGGCGTGTGGTGCCAGTGTGCGATGGTGTGCCTGTAACATCTACTCCACACAGAATGAGGTTGCCGCTGCTCTGGCTGAAGCAG GTTATCCCATCTTTGCCTGGAGGGGTGAGACTGAGGATGACTTCTGGTGGTGCATAGAGAAGAGCATCAGCTCTGAGGGCTGGCAGCCAAACATG ATCCTTGATGACGGTGGTGACCTGACCCATGTCATGTACAAGAAACACCCTCACATGTTCGGCATGATCAAGGGCATCGTGGAGGAGAGTGTCACCGGTGTGCACAG ATTATACCAGCTCTCCAAGTCAGCCAAACTGACAGTCCCAGCCATGAACGTGAATGACTCCGTCACAAAG CAAAAGTTTGATAACTTATACAGCTGTCGCGAGTCAGTATTGGATGC GTTGAAACGCACCACTGACATCATGTTTGGTGGCAAACATGTGGTGGTCTGTGGCTATGGAGAG GTTGGGAAAGGCTGCTGCTCTGCGCTGCGTGGCCTGGGTGCTATTGTCTGTGTGACAGAGATCGACCCCATCTGTGCCCTGCAGGCCAG CATGGAAGGCTTCAAGGTGGTGACGCTGAGTGAGGTGATCCGTCAGGTCGACGTCGTCATCACAGCATCAG GTAATAAGAATGTGGTGACCCGGGATCACTTGGACCGCATGAAGACTGGGTGTGTGGTGTGTAACATGGGGCACTCCAACACTGAGATTGATGTG GACAGCCTGCGCACCCCCGAGCTGACCTGGGAGAAGGTACGGTCCCAAGTGGACCATGTCCTCTGGCCTGATGGCAAAAGGATCATCTTGCTGGCTGAG GGTCGTCTGGTGAACCTTAGCTGCTCCAGTGTCCCTTCCTTCGTGGTGTCCATCACCGCTGCCACCCAGGCCCTGGCGTTGATAGAACTCTTCAACGCTCCCGCCGGGCGCTACAAACAAGATGTCTACCTCCTGCCCAAGAAGATGG ATGAGTATGTGGCGAGCCTCCATCTGCCAGCCTTCGACGCCCACCTGACGGAGCTGAGTGATGAGCAGGCTAGGTACCTGGGCATCGGGAAGGCCGGCCCCTTCAAACCAAACTACTACAG GTATTGA
- the LOC136435335 gene encoding S-adenosylhomocysteine hydrolase-like protein 1 isoform X6 codes for MDERRGKTPPKRSSRSRRSVSQSSTDSYSSASYSGSSSDEDDVSPREKHQDAASAQVHSVHTNGASGNKGRAKRQTNAKGFSDFCCKNIRQAAFGRREIEIAEQEMPGLMALRKRASGDTPLKGAKIAGCTHLTAQAAVLIETLVACGASVRWCACNIYSTQNEVAAALAEAGYPIFAWRGETEDDFWWCIEKSISSEGWQPNMILDDGGDLTHVMYKKHPHMFGMIKGIVEESVTGVHRLYQLSKSAKLTVPAMNVNDSVTKQKFDNLYSCRESVLDALKRTTDIMFGGKHVVVCGYGEVGKGCCSALRGLGAIVCVTEIDPICALQASMEGFKVVTLSEVIRQVDVVITASGNKNVVTRDHLDRMKTGCVVCNMGHSNTEIDVDSLRTPELTWEKVRSQVDHVLWPDGKRIILLAEGRLVNLSCSSVPSFVVSITAATQALALIELFNAPAGRYKQDVYLLPKKMDEYVASLHLPAFDAHLTELSDEQARYLGIGKAGPFKPNYYRY; via the exons ATGGACGAGCGCCGCGGAAAGACACCGCCCAAACGGTCGTCACGATCACGCAGATCCGTGTCACAGTCCTCAACAGATAGCTACAGTTCAG CGTCATATTCCGGGAGCTCGTCTGATGAGGATGACGTCTCTCCCAGGGAAAAGCACCAG GATGCCGCATCGGCACAGGTACACAGTGTACACACCAATGGTGCTTCAGGAAATAAAGGAAGGGCTAAGAGACAG ACCAACGCCAAAGGGTTCTCTGACTTTTGTTGCAAGAACATCAGGCAGGCTGCCTTTGGGCGCAGGGAGATCGAGATTGCTGAACAAG AGATGCCGGGTCTGATGGCTCTTCGGAAGAGAGCTTCGGGGGACACTCCTCTCAAGGGAGCCAAGATCGCCGGCTGCACACATCTCACTGCACAAGCTGCT GTACTAATAGAGACCCTGGTGGCGTGTGGTGCCAGTGTGCGATGGTGTGCCTGTAACATCTACTCCACACAGAATGAGGTTGCCGCTGCTCTGGCTGAAGCAG GTTATCCCATCTTTGCCTGGAGGGGTGAGACTGAGGATGACTTCTGGTGGTGCATAGAGAAGAGCATCAGCTCTGAGGGCTGGCAGCCAAACATG ATCCTTGATGACGGTGGTGACCTGACCCATGTCATGTACAAGAAACACCCTCACATGTTCGGCATGATCAAGGGCATCGTGGAGGAGAGTGTCACCGGTGTGCACAG ATTATACCAGCTCTCCAAGTCAGCCAAACTGACAGTCCCAGCCATGAACGTGAATGACTCCGTCACAAAG CAAAAGTTTGATAACTTATACAGCTGTCGCGAGTCAGTATTGGATGC GTTGAAACGCACCACTGACATCATGTTTGGTGGCAAACATGTGGTGGTCTGTGGCTATGGAGAG GTTGGGAAAGGCTGCTGCTCTGCGCTGCGTGGCCTGGGTGCTATTGTCTGTGTGACAGAGATCGACCCCATCTGTGCCCTGCAGGCCAG CATGGAAGGCTTCAAGGTGGTGACGCTGAGTGAGGTGATCCGTCAGGTCGACGTCGTCATCACAGCATCAG GTAATAAGAATGTGGTGACCCGGGATCACTTGGACCGCATGAAGACTGGGTGTGTGGTGTGTAACATGGGGCACTCCAACACTGAGATTGATGTG GACAGCCTGCGCACCCCCGAGCTGACCTGGGAGAAGGTACGGTCCCAAGTGGACCATGTCCTCTGGCCTGATGGCAAAAGGATCATCTTGCTGGCTGAG GGTCGTCTGGTGAACCTTAGCTGCTCCAGTGTCCCTTCCTTCGTGGTGTCCATCACCGCTGCCACCCAGGCCCTGGCGTTGATAGAACTCTTCAACGCTCCCGCCGGGCGCTACAAACAAGATGTCTACCTCCTGCCCAAGAAGATGG ATGAGTATGTGGCGAGCCTCCATCTGCCAGCCTTCGACGCCCACCTGACGGAGCTGAGTGATGAGCAGGCTAGGTACCTGGGCATCGGGAAGGCCGGCCCCTTCAAACCAAACTACTACAG GTATTGA